Genomic DNA from Chloroflexota bacterium:
GCAGGACGAGAACTGGCCCCGCGCGCTGCACGCCATGCAGGCGATTGAGGCGCTGCTGCACCCCGGCGGCATCGGGCCGGAGTTCTATCGCTCGCGGGGTCTGGCGCACTTCAAGCTGTCGCACTGGTCCGACGCCGAGCGCGACTGGCTGACGTACCTGACTCAGGTACCCAACGCGCCGGACGCCGCAGCCATCCACCAGAATATCCGGCACATACGCGAGACGCTGGCCCGCCGCAACTGAGCGCAGAACTAATCCGGCAATAGGCGTTGAAACACCTCGTTGGACAGCAGCCGGCCGCGCGGCGTCAGCCGCACGCACTCGCCGTCGTCGGTCAGCAGTCCCCAGCCCGCACACTCCCGCAGCACGGCGCCAAACTGCTCATCGAGCGGCGCACCGAAGCGGCCCATGTAGCGCGACCGCTCCATTCCATCATTCAGCCGCAGCGCCAGCATCACCGTTTCGGCTCGCTCTAGCGCCGGGCTGATCGTTTCACTGCCGCCAATCACCGATTCCCCGCGTGATAGTTTGTCCACGTACACGGGTACAGGGTTAATATCCCAGAAGCGGCGCTCCCCGAAGAACGAGTGCGCGCCGGGACCGAAGCCGAGGTACGGCTCGTTCAGCCAGTAGGTCAAGTTATGCCGGCACGACATCACCTGCTCGGCCGACAAGTCGTCGGCGTCAATGAAGTGGCATTCGCGGCACGGCAGCGCCCAGTTTGAGATCTCGTACTGCCGGTAGCCCGCCTCGGCCAGCCGTTCCTCGGCCAGTTCGTACATGTCGGCAGCGAGGTCCTGATCCGGCTCGGGCAGCAATCCCTTCTCCACACGTTTCTTGAACGCCGTGCCCTCGTCGATGGTCAGCCCATAGAGCGACAGGTGCTCGACCTGCAGCACCAACGCCGCATCGAGTGATTGACGCCACTGCGCCAGCGTCTGCGTGGGCAGTCCGTACATGAGATCGAGGTTGATATTCGTGAAGCCGGCGTGCCGCGCCACCTGAACGGCCGCGCCGATCTGCGCGACGCTGTGCTCGCGGTCCAGCATCGCCAGCAGGCCGGCGTCAAACGCCTGCGCGCCGTACGACAGCCGGTTGACGCCTGCCTCAAGCAGCGACTCGAGATACGCGCCGGTGACGTGCGTCGGGTTCGCCTCGGTCGTCACTTCGGCGCCGTCCTGCCAGTGCCACTGCTCGCGCAGAGTGCGTAAGATGCGCACAAACTCGGCTTGCGGCAGATAGGTCGGCGTGCCACCGCCAAAGAACAGGGTCCGAACCTCCCAGGCGTCTCCAATCTCGGCTGCGTAATGGGCACTCTCGCGGCAGACCGCATCCGCGAACGGCACAAACAAGCGCTCCAACCCCTCGTAGGTGTTGAAGTGACAGTAGCCGCACCGCCGCGCGCAGAACGGCACATGAACATACAGGCTGAGAGCGTCTTGGGGTGACTGCAGAGATGACATCATGTAATGGGCAAATTGGGTTTCCCGCAATGGAAGTGTAAGCGGGGGTTTGCGAGCGAGACGTTCAAATCCCTGGAACACTGGATCCGGGTGGTGCGGATTCGGTTGCACGTGGCTCGCTTGGAGCGCACGAACGAGCCAGTTACACCGCTAGGGCGTAAACCGTTTCCAATGGCCCTCGGAGACCACGTCGGCCACACCATCGATCACCTTGATTGCGGTCTGGTCGTCAATCGCGTACGCCGGCACCGTCATGGCGGCGGCCCATTTTTCAGCGTCAGCCAAGGAGTTCTCCGGCATCTTCTCGTGGTCCAGGTGCGGGAACATGGCAAAATCAACGAAGCCCAGCGTTTTGTCGCCGCCGGTGGGCGGCTTCCAGCGGACGAACTCCGCCCCAATGCTGGGGGCCATCACCATGCTCCCCGCGCTCATCCCAACATAGACCAGCCTTTGCAGCAGCGAGGGCAAGCGGTCTGTCAATCCGGATTGCCGCATCCAGTAACACAGATACAGCGGATCGCCGCCGCCAACGAGCAACGCGTCAGCGGCTTCGAGGTGCGGCAGCCAGGATTCCTGCCGGATACTGGCCCAGGCCGTAAGCTCCAGCACTCCAAACGCTTTCCAGCCCAGTTCTACCCAATCGCGTGTTGACCACCAGACCGCGAACGGTCCGTTGGGTAGCGCGTGTCCTGCGGTGGGAATGAACAGCGCGGTCGATGCCGCAATTGGTTTTCCCAGCAGGTCTGCGAGCGCGTTGCGAATGCTGTTGTTGGTGATGCCGCCAGAGGTTAGCAGTAATTTCATAGTTCATCGCCTCACTGATCTGAGGGGGACTCGAGAGACCGGCCGCCATCAGCGCTGCGCCGGTTTATACGCGTCCACTTCGAGCCGGACCATGCGCACGTGCGCCTGACCGTCCGGGCCGATCGGGTGATGCGCGAAGTAGCGGTCACCGAGATCGTCTATGAACGCCTGCCGCTGATCTGCTGGAATGCGATTGATATAGCCCGGCCACGCCGTGCGGATCCAGGCGTTCCAGCCGTCGCGACCCGGATGGGTAACGTCGCGAATCGCCAGCGCGAGATGCGTTACCGTAAAATCGGCTGCCTTCAGCCACGGCCGGTACTCGTCTGGCCCGTAGAATCCCCACGGGTAGACGAAGCCGTCGAAGAAGCGGCTCCAGCGCGGATCGGACGGAATCTGCCTGGCGATATCGTCCAGCACACCCATATTACCCTGGCCGCCAAACTGCATCAGCACGCGCCCGCCCGGTTTCAACGCGCGATGAATGCCGGCCAGCACCGGCCGGTGATCGATCACCCAATGCAACGCAGAGAAAGACACAACGAGATCAAACGCCGCGCTGAAGTTGAGGCGCGACGCATCGCACACCATGAAGCGCAGGTTGGGGCGCACCGCAGGCGGGTACGCCTCCTGCGCGAACTGGATCATGTCGGGCGACACGTCTACACCGACCACTGCCCCGCGTGGCGTCTGGGCAGCCAGTTGCGCGGTGACCTTCCCGTCGCCGCAGCCGATGTCCAGAATCTGCTCGTCGCCGCGCAGCGGGGCGCGCTCCATCAGCGCCACGGCAAAGCGCTGCTGCATCGCCGAGTTGCGGCTATAGTCGGCGGCGTCCCACTGATGCACGCTCACCCAAGCCCGGCCAGCAGCCACGGCTTTACCGCGTCGATGAAGCCCTGCGGATTATCAAGGTTCACCGAGTGGCCCGCGCGCGGCACGCTGACAAGCTGGCAATTCGGCATCACCGTCGTCATCTTGTCAGCCGCCTCAGCACCGAGCAGATCGCTTTCCGCGCCGCGCACCAGCAACGTCGGGCTTGGGATGGTCGCCAGCATCGCGTACCCGGCCTCGGGGTCCGGCCGCGCCGGCACCCGATCCGGAGCCCGCAATGCCTTGTCGTACATGTATGTCCAGCGCCCGTCCTCGGTGCGCATCAGGTTGTGCGCAATGCGCGACAACAACTCGGCTTCGGGCGCGCGCGTATTGGCGGCGCGATACTGCTGGAACGCCTCTTCCGGCGTGTCCCACACATCCCTGGACTGCGTGCCAGTCCGGATCCGTGCGCCGCCCGCCGGCAGCAACTCGGGGCCGATATCCA
This window encodes:
- the hemW gene encoding radical SAM family heme chaperone HemW translates to MMSSLQSPQDALSLYVHVPFCARRCGYCHFNTYEGLERLFVPFADAVCRESAHYAAEIGDAWEVRTLFFGGGTPTYLPQAEFVRILRTLREQWHWQDGAEVTTEANPTHVTGAYLESLLEAGVNRLSYGAQAFDAGLLAMLDREHSVAQIGAAVQVARHAGFTNINLDLMYGLPTQTLAQWRQSLDAALVLQVEHLSLYGLTIDEGTAFKKRVEKGLLPEPDQDLAADMYELAEERLAEAGYRQYEISNWALPCRECHFIDADDLSAEQVMSCRHNLTYWLNEPYLGFGPGAHSFFGERRFWDINPVPVYVDKLSRGESVIGGSETISPALERAETVMLALRLNDGMERSRYMGRFGAPLDEQFGAVLRECAGWGLLTDDGECVRLTPRGRLLSNEVFQRLLPD
- a CDS encoding Type 1 glutamine amidotransferase-like domain-containing protein; the protein is MKLLLTSGGITNNSIRNALADLLGKPIAASTALFIPTAGHALPNGPFAVWWSTRDWVELGWKAFGVLELTAWASIRQESWLPHLEAADALLVGGGDPLYLCYWMRQSGLTDRLPSLLQRLVYVGMSAGSMVMAPSIGAEFVRWKPPTGGDKTLGFVDFAMFPHLDHEKMPENSLADAEKWAAAMTVPAYAIDDQTAIKVIDGVADVVSEGHWKRFTP
- a CDS encoding methyltransferase domain-containing protein; its protein translation is MSVHQWDAADYSRNSAMQQRFAVALMERAPLRGDEQILDIGCGDGKVTAQLAAQTPRGAVVGVDVSPDMIQFAQEAYPPAVRPNLRFMVCDASRLNFSAAFDLVVSFSALHWVIDHRPVLAGIHRALKPGGRVLMQFGGQGNMGVLDDIARQIPSDPRWSRFFDGFVYPWGFYGPDEYRPWLKAADFTVTHLALAIRDVTHPGRDGWNAWIRTAWPGYINRIPADQRQAFIDDLGDRYFAHHPIGPDGQAHVRMVRLEVDAYKPAQR
- a CDS encoding alpha/beta hydrolase; this translates as MFTPSHSQYVKINGLRFHYLDHGNAGAPPLVLLHGFTSHAHSWDTFAASVRDHFHVLALDQRGHGESDWAADYSREAQVDDVAAFARALRLDKFTLLGLSMGGMNAYTYAAKYPQTLERMVIVDIGPELLPAGGARIRTGTQSRDVWDTPEEAFQQYRAANTRAPEAELLSRIAHNLMRTEDGRWTYMYDKALRAPDRVPARPDPEAGYAMLATIPSPTLLVRGAESDLLGAEAADKMTTVMPNCQLVSVPRAGHSVNLDNPQGFIDAVKPWLLAGLG